A window of the Vibrio ostreae genome harbors these coding sequences:
- a CDS encoding DEAD/DEAH box helicase gives MGFTSLGLSAPILQAIQEKGYTTPSPIQEQAIPAVLTGQDVMAAAQTGTGKTAGFTLPILQRLSQGPRVRGNQVRALILTPTRELAAQVQESVFTYSRHLPLSSACVFGGVKINPQMLRLRKGVDVLVATPGRLMDLYNQNAVKFDQLEILVLDEADRMLDMGFIRDIRKIIDLLPEKRQNLLFSATFSDDIRQLAKELVNQPVEISVSPANSTAKTVEQFVYPADVKKKAPMLVKLIKEGDWHQVLVFTRTKRGANRLAAFLNEEGIKAAAIHGNKSQGARTTALAEFKSNDLRVLVATDIAARGIDIPQLPQVVNFELPNVAEDYVHRIGRTGRAGEAGKAISLVCAVEAPDLFGIERLIQQVLPRLELDGFKPSNTVPESKLDTRPIKAKKPKKPKVSQAQSGQGEAKSGAQRQRRKPANASANKGTGNSNRGANNNRSANTSSGSHGAGNKPSSQSNSKLGGQATGAKPGNKPRNGAGQANSGQAAKPNRRRARPRQDSTLQG, from the coding sequence ATGGGTTTTACCTCGTTAGGTTTATCTGCGCCAATTCTGCAAGCCATTCAAGAAAAAGGCTACACGACACCTTCTCCGATCCAGGAGCAGGCGATTCCTGCCGTGTTAACCGGCCAAGATGTGATGGCAGCAGCGCAAACCGGTACAGGTAAAACAGCAGGCTTTACTCTGCCTATTCTGCAACGTTTGTCACAGGGGCCGCGTGTGCGTGGTAACCAAGTGCGAGCGTTGATTCTGACCCCAACCCGTGAACTGGCCGCTCAGGTACAGGAAAGCGTGTTTACTTATAGCCGTCATCTGCCTTTGAGCAGCGCTTGTGTGTTTGGCGGCGTTAAGATTAACCCGCAAATGCTGCGCTTGCGTAAAGGGGTCGATGTGCTGGTGGCGACGCCGGGACGTCTGATGGACTTGTATAACCAGAATGCGGTCAAATTTGATCAGCTTGAAATTCTGGTGTTGGATGAAGCTGACCGTATGCTGGATATGGGCTTTATTCGTGATATTCGTAAAATCATCGATTTGCTGCCGGAAAAACGGCAAAACCTGCTGTTTTCAGCCACTTTCTCGGATGACATTCGTCAGCTGGCTAAAGAACTGGTGAATCAACCGGTCGAAATTTCGGTCAGCCCGGCGAACTCAACGGCAAAAACGGTTGAGCAGTTTGTTTATCCGGCAGACGTGAAAAAGAAAGCGCCGATGTTGGTCAAACTGATTAAAGAAGGTGACTGGCATCAGGTGCTGGTGTTTACCCGTACTAAACGTGGTGCCAATCGCCTGGCCGCATTCTTAAATGAAGAGGGCATCAAGGCCGCAGCGATTCATGGTAATAAAAGTCAGGGCGCGCGTACGACTGCTCTGGCTGAGTTTAAATCGAATGATCTGCGCGTGTTAGTGGCGACTGATATCGCGGCACGCGGTATTGATATTCCTCAGCTACCTCAGGTGGTGAACTTTGAGCTGCCGAATGTGGCGGAAGATTACGTGCACCGTATCGGTCGTACTGGTCGCGCTGGTGAGGCGGGTAAAGCGATTTCTCTGGTGTGTGCGGTTGAAGCGCCGGACCTGTTTGGGATTGAGCGTTTGATTCAGCAAGTTCTGCCTCGTCTTGAACTGGATGGATTTAAGCCAAGTAATACCGTGCCGGAGTCAAAACTCGATACTCGCCCGATCAAAGCTAAGAAGCCGAAAAAACCAAAGGTTAGTCAGGCTCAGTCTGGGCAGGGTGAAGCGAAATCAGGTGCACAGCGTCAGCGTCGTAAGCCAGCCAATGCCTCCGCTAATAAAGGGACGGGTAACAGTAACCGTGGCGCAAACAACAATAGATCGGCTAACACTAGCTCGGGCAGTCATGGCGCGGGTAACAAACCGTCGTCTCAGTCCAATTCGAAGCTGGGTGGTCAGGCGACTGGTGCGAAGCCAGGCAATAAACCACGTAATGGGGCTGGTCAAGCCAATTCAGGCCAGGCTGCCAAACCGAATCGCCGTCGCGCCAGGCCGCGTCAGGATTCAACGCTGCAAGGTTAA
- a CDS encoding LTA synthase family protein, producing MATLISVLSGERARFKAGALLPLLSFFMIDLALLSLSRLMLSIWQSERVFAAGDYGQIFLGGLRIDLSTLGYLLAPALLVMLLAAALRATRFIRLPLKVYLVGSTLLLLFFELITPTFILEYDLRPNRLFIDYLIYPKEVFSMLASGYKTEIAVTLLVLFLLGSGLSKVFNRIWNPDITGAMLPQLALQLVLVCLFVLAGRGTLDHRPINPALVAFSTDHLLNDLSLNSAYSVAFAWKQAQKEMSSADFYGPMNQQTLLSEIRSSQQNPDAHYLDTTAPTKTLHISSFPERKKNLVILLQESLGARYVGKLGGLPLTPNLDKLMDEGWNFTRLYATGTRSVRGIEAVVTGFTPTPARAVVKLGKSQQNFFTLADFLGRQGYHTQFIYGGEAHFDNMKTFFLGNGFQDIVQGSDFDKVNFTGSWGASDEDLYDQADREFSQLYKENKPFFSLVFTSSNHSPYDYPDGKITPYDTEKQTRNNAAKYSDFALGEFVKKAKNSNYWKDTIFVVVADHDSRVYGASLVPVRHFHIPAVIFGNDVPPKQDDRLASQIDLGPTLLSLIGASGEHPMLGNDFTKPVAADQRRALLQYDKNFAYLKQDKAVIFQPDKAPQTFLLQGENLTPTETDTALTKEAHAYANFGSVAYQKGWYKP from the coding sequence ATGGCTACGTTGATTTCCGTTCTTTCAGGCGAACGTGCAAGATTTAAAGCGGGGGCTTTACTACCTTTGCTGAGCTTCTTTATGATTGATTTGGCTCTGCTTAGCCTGTCACGTTTAATGTTGTCGATCTGGCAAAGTGAGCGAGTATTTGCTGCCGGTGACTATGGCCAGATTTTCCTGGGTGGCCTGCGCATTGACCTCTCAACATTGGGCTATCTGCTCGCGCCGGCTCTGCTTGTGATGCTGCTGGCAGCGGCTTTGCGTGCAACACGCTTTATCCGTCTGCCACTCAAAGTCTACCTGGTGGGTAGCACCTTATTACTGTTGTTCTTTGAACTCATTACCCCGACCTTCATTCTTGAATATGATCTGCGCCCGAACCGCTTATTCATTGACTACCTGATCTATCCCAAAGAAGTATTTTCTATGCTCGCCTCCGGCTACAAGACCGAAATTGCAGTGACCTTGCTGGTCCTGTTTTTGCTCGGTAGCGGGCTGAGTAAGGTATTTAACCGGATCTGGAATCCTGATATAACAGGGGCGATGCTCCCCCAGCTTGCGCTGCAACTGGTTTTGGTTTGCCTGTTTGTTTTAGCAGGCCGCGGTACGCTGGATCACCGTCCGATTAACCCGGCATTGGTAGCATTCTCAACCGATCACCTGCTCAATGATCTGAGTCTCAACTCGGCCTACTCCGTTGCTTTTGCCTGGAAACAGGCGCAAAAGGAGATGTCGAGCGCCGACTTCTACGGCCCCATGAACCAACAGACTCTGCTTAGTGAGATTCGTTCCAGTCAGCAGAATCCGGATGCACACTATCTGGACACGACCGCGCCGACCAAAACCCTGCATATCAGCAGCTTCCCAGAACGTAAAAAGAATCTGGTGATTCTGCTACAGGAGAGCTTAGGTGCGCGCTATGTCGGCAAACTGGGCGGACTACCGCTGACCCCGAACCTGGACAAGCTGATGGATGAAGGCTGGAACTTCACCCGTCTATACGCAACCGGAACCCGTTCAGTGCGTGGTATCGAAGCTGTGGTCACTGGTTTTACGCCGACTCCGGCACGCGCGGTCGTCAAACTCGGCAAATCGCAACAAAACTTTTTCACTTTGGCAGATTTCTTAGGCAGACAGGGTTACCACACCCAGTTTATCTATGGTGGCGAAGCACACTTCGACAATATGAAGACGTTTTTCCTTGGAAATGGTTTTCAGGACATCGTCCAGGGCAGTGACTTCGACAAGGTAAACTTCACCGGCTCCTGGGGCGCTTCTGACGAAGATCTCTACGACCAGGCTGATCGCGAATTCAGCCAGTTATACAAAGAAAATAAGCCGTTCTTCAGTCTGGTGTTTACTTCATCGAATCATTCTCCCTATGATTATCCGGACGGTAAAATCACCCCTTACGATACCGAGAAACAAACGCGCAATAACGCTGCGAAATATTCCGATTTCGCCCTAGGGGAATTTGTCAAAAAAGCCAAGAATTCCAACTATTGGAAAGACACTATTTTTGTCGTCGTCGCTGATCACGATTCACGGGTGTATGGTGCCAGCCTGGTGCCTGTGCGTCATTTCCATATCCCGGCAGTGATATTCGGTAACGATGTCCCACCTAAGCAGGATGACCGCCTGGCAAGCCAAATTGATCTGGGGCCGACCTTGCTGTCACTGATTGGCGCATCCGGCGAACATCCAATGCTGGGTAATGACTTCACCAAACCCGTTGCGGCTGATCAGAGACGTGCCTTACTGCAATACGATAAAAACTTTGCTTATCTGAAACAGGATAAGGCGGTTATTTTCCAACCAGACAAAGCACCTCAGACATTTTTGCTACAAGGGGAAAACCTGACTCCGACCGAGACAGATACCGCCCTGACTAAAGAAGCACATGCCTACGCCAACTTTGGCAGCGTTGCATATCAGAAAGGCTGGTATAAACCCTGA
- a CDS encoding diacylglycerol kinase, whose protein sequence is MLFAPLTYFAFWLDLPAMHTLLVMLSMVFVLFAEMVNTAIEAVVDRVGLEYHTLSGVAKNIGSAIVLLSMVCSLAVWGTVLWLR, encoded by the coding sequence ATGTTATTCGCGCCACTCACCTATTTTGCGTTTTGGTTGGATTTGCCGGCCATGCATACCCTGCTGGTGATGCTCAGCATGGTGTTTGTTCTGTTTGCAGAGATGGTTAATACCGCCATTGAAGCAGTGGTCGACCGGGTGGGCCTTGAATACCACACCCTGTCTGGTGTCGCCAAAAACATCGGCTCGGCGATTGTATTGCTCAGTATGGTGTGCTCTTTAGCCGTGTGGGGAACCGTGTTATGGCTACGTTGA
- a CDS encoding phosphoethanolamine transferase, whose translation MSTLIVLCAVYFGTVMNYPVLSAIFNLSSNVSNPLFAASAPLLLTCAFIIIFSLVAWPYIFKPFMAFVLLTSAAALYAEVNFHTLFDSTMMESVFETNSSEISFYMNGATLAYLAGFGLLPTLLLFMVRIVPQRTLLRATLSRVGIIVIALAGIGLTAATSYKDYASVGRNNHYLNKMIIPAHIYNGVKYLEKTYFTQTLVYKTQGEDAKVVANPNGKPTLMVVVLGETARAQNFAYNGYARDTNPYTKDMGLIAFQDVSSCGTYTALSVPCMFSNMTRETYNKPRALAQDNALNVIQHAGVDVLWIDNDGGDKGVADNLPYRTINSSLKNQDCNGTTCFDVAMMKDAKQFIDDGQHDKLLVLHTIGSHGPTYWQRYPDAQAPFQPACDRSDIENCSDQQIVNVYDNTLVYTDYVLAQVIDELKSVSNDYNVMMTYISDHGESLGESGLYLHGTPYSIAPKEQTHVPWLMWIPHQYAQQKGLNTQCLEQEAQTRSLSHDNLFHSLLGLYGVTSQAHNPELDITQNCQLNS comes from the coding sequence ATGAGCACACTGATTGTTTTGTGCGCGGTCTATTTTGGCACCGTGATGAACTATCCGGTCCTGTCTGCTATTTTCAACCTGAGCAGCAATGTCTCTAATCCGCTGTTTGCTGCCAGTGCACCTCTGCTGCTGACCTGCGCCTTCATCATTATTTTTTCTCTCGTCGCCTGGCCCTATATTTTTAAGCCGTTTATGGCGTTTGTGCTGCTGACTTCAGCAGCCGCTTTATATGCCGAAGTTAACTTCCACACGCTGTTTGATTCCACCATGATGGAAAGTGTGTTTGAGACTAACAGCTCAGAAATATCCTTCTACATGAATGGAGCCACACTGGCTTATCTGGCCGGTTTTGGTCTGCTGCCAACCCTGTTGCTGTTCATGGTCCGTATTGTACCGCAGCGCACCTTACTGAGAGCAACGCTGTCCCGGGTCGGCATTATTGTCATTGCTCTGGCTGGAATTGGGCTGACTGCCGCAACCAGTTACAAAGATTACGCCTCAGTCGGACGCAACAACCACTACCTTAACAAGATGATCATCCCGGCGCATATTTACAACGGGGTCAAATATCTGGAAAAAACCTATTTTACCCAGACTCTGGTTTATAAAACCCAAGGCGAAGATGCCAAGGTAGTGGCCAATCCTAACGGCAAACCTACGTTAATGGTCGTGGTGCTGGGTGAAACCGCCCGCGCGCAAAACTTTGCCTATAACGGCTATGCACGCGATACCAACCCTTACACCAAAGACATGGGTCTGATTGCCTTTCAGGATGTCTCATCCTGCGGCACCTACACCGCGCTCTCAGTGCCTTGTATGTTCTCGAATATGACCCGTGAGACTTATAACAAACCACGTGCTCTGGCTCAGGATAATGCCCTGAATGTCATTCAGCATGCAGGGGTGGACGTACTTTGGATTGACAATGACGGCGGCGACAAAGGCGTGGCAGATAATCTCCCGTACCGCACCATTAATTCTTCATTGAAAAATCAAGACTGCAACGGTACCACCTGCTTTGACGTGGCAATGATGAAAGATGCCAAACAATTTATTGATGATGGCCAACACGACAAGCTGCTGGTGCTGCATACCATCGGCAGCCATGGCCCGACCTATTGGCAGCGCTATCCGGACGCACAGGCACCGTTCCAGCCTGCTTGTGATCGCAGCGATATCGAAAACTGCAGCGACCAGCAAATCGTCAATGTATACGACAATACCCTGGTCTATACCGACTATGTTCTGGCCCAGGTCATTGATGAGCTAAAAAGTGTCTCTAACGATTACAACGTAATGATGACCTACATCTCCGATCACGGCGAATCATTGGGTGAAAGCGGCCTCTATCTGCATGGCACGCCTTACTCAATTGCCCCTAAAGAGCAGACCCATGTGCCTTGGCTCATGTGGATTCCGCATCAGTACGCTCAGCAAAAAGGGCTGAATACCCAATGCCTTGAACAGGAAGCGCAGACCCGTTCGCTCTCACATGACAACCTTTTTCACAGTTTGCTGGGGTTGTACGGCGTGACATCACAAGCCCACAACCCAGAGCTGGATATTACCCAGAACTGCCAACTAAATTCATGA
- a CDS encoding bifunctional metallophosphatase/5'-nucleotidase produces the protein MKTAKLNKRFWSHSLVASAIALALVGCNDNDSNDSQAAFTLQLLHVSDMDGSNALALANAGNFASNVSSLTALYPHNTLFLSSGDNYIPGSRYQAGDNETMAAVNGIGVPGVGRADIAMLNAMGLQASAVGNHDLDGGTAEFAAIISAETATGSYSMDYPGARFPYLSSNMIFADDANTAPLVVADGQVADDVPNSLTSSTVITVNGERIAIVGATTPTNEVITSTGDITVLPANDSTTELAALTQEKVDALTASGINKVIVLAHMQTMTLEQQLATLLKDVDIIVAGGSNTLLADSNDRLWAGDSAIGTYPLLYKDADGKDVAVVNVDGDYKYLGRLVVGFDENGDLLTGTINAEESGAYISDDAMVSELGGSNNAEVDAIVTAVNNVIVADESNILGHTTVYLNGRRADVRSNETNLGDLTADANLWYAKLEDAGVQISIKNGGGIRAPIGYSAYPAGSTNADDLQYYPPAAYPAAGKAEGDISQYDLQTTLAFNNALGILDVSAAELKQILEHTVADIDPDDPTGNAGGRFPQIAGMRFSFDPTQPALDTGAGESGQRITELAVDTTGDGVYDDVVVSAGVMQGDSSRSFSVVTLSYLGEGGDGYPFPCTQAVDGQGNSYCQNMDYLQDNMSADTGLADFATTGTEQDALAEYLLTHYPDSATPYTSVDAVEDSSVVDTRIVRIN, from the coding sequence ATGAAAACCGCTAAGCTTAACAAACGCTTTTGGTCGCACTCTCTTGTGGCAAGTGCAATAGCGCTGGCACTGGTGGGCTGTAATGACAATGACAGCAATGATTCACAAGCCGCGTTTACCCTGCAGCTGCTGCATGTGTCAGATATGGACGGCTCGAATGCATTGGCCCTGGCGAATGCCGGTAATTTTGCCAGCAACGTCAGTTCACTGACCGCGCTCTATCCGCACAACACTTTGTTCCTCAGCTCGGGTGATAACTATATTCCCGGTTCACGCTATCAGGCCGGTGACAATGAGACGATGGCGGCGGTGAATGGGATCGGGGTTCCTGGTGTCGGACGCGCGGATATTGCCATGCTCAATGCCATGGGTCTGCAGGCTTCCGCGGTCGGAAACCATGATCTGGATGGCGGTACCGCTGAGTTCGCTGCTATTATTTCTGCCGAGACGGCCACCGGCTCTTACAGTATGGATTACCCGGGAGCCCGCTTCCCTTATCTGAGCAGTAACATGATCTTTGCTGATGACGCGAATACCGCGCCGCTGGTGGTTGCTGACGGGCAAGTCGCAGATGATGTTCCCAATAGTCTGACGTCAAGCACGGTGATCACTGTGAATGGTGAACGGATTGCTATCGTGGGCGCAACCACGCCAACCAATGAGGTGATTACCAGTACCGGTGATATCACGGTATTACCCGCGAATGATTCCACAACGGAGCTGGCGGCGTTAACTCAGGAAAAAGTCGATGCCCTGACCGCCAGCGGGATAAACAAAGTCATCGTACTGGCTCACATGCAGACAATGACGCTGGAGCAACAGTTGGCAACACTACTGAAGGATGTCGATATTATCGTCGCCGGTGGCTCCAATACCTTACTGGCTGACAGCAACGACCGTCTCTGGGCCGGTGACAGTGCGATTGGTACCTATCCATTGCTTTACAAAGATGCCGACGGCAAAGATGTTGCTGTAGTGAACGTCGATGGTGACTACAAGTATCTGGGGCGTTTGGTGGTTGGTTTTGATGAAAACGGTGATTTACTGACCGGGACTATCAACGCCGAGGAAAGCGGTGCCTATATCAGTGATGATGCTATGGTGAGTGAGCTGGGCGGCAGTAATAATGCAGAGGTTGATGCGATCGTCACGGCGGTCAACAATGTGATTGTTGCAGATGAAAGTAACATTCTCGGCCATACGACTGTGTATCTGAATGGCCGGCGTGCCGATGTACGCTCCAATGAAACTAACCTGGGCGATCTGACTGCCGATGCGAACTTGTGGTATGCCAAGTTAGAAGATGCCGGCGTACAGATTTCTATCAAAAATGGCGGCGGGATCCGCGCACCAATCGGTTACTCGGCTTATCCGGCAGGTTCGACCAATGCCGATGACCTGCAGTATTATCCACCTGCTGCTTATCCGGCGGCCGGTAAAGCAGAGGGCGATATTTCGCAGTATGATCTGCAGACTACGTTGGCCTTCAATAACGCCTTGGGTATTCTCGATGTGTCGGCGGCTGAGCTAAAGCAGATCCTCGAGCATACGGTGGCTGATATTGATCCGGATGATCCGACCGGCAACGCGGGTGGCCGTTTCCCGCAGATTGCTGGGATGCGTTTTAGTTTTGATCCGACCCAGCCAGCTTTGGATACGGGGGCCGGGGAGTCAGGCCAGCGCATTACCGAACTGGCGGTCGATACTACTGGCGATGGTGTGTACGATGATGTAGTGGTGTCTGCTGGTGTGATGCAGGGGGACAGCAGCCGCTCATTTAGCGTAGTAACCTTAAGCTATCTTGGTGAGGGGGGCGATGGCTATCCATTCCCTTGTACGCAAGCTGTTGACGGGCAGGGCAACAGCTATTGTCAGAACATGGACTATTTGCAAGATAACATGAGTGCTGATACTGGTTTGGCTGACTTTGCCACTACCGGTACTGAGCAGGATGCATTGGCTGAATATTTACTCACTCATTATCCAGACAGCGCGACCCCATACACCAGCGTGGATGCGGTTGAAGACAGCTCTGTCGTTGATACGAGAATTGTACGCATCAATTAA
- a CDS encoding DMT family transporter — protein MTSLVQRLKSPSGNFWATLCLLALPPLFWAGNFIVGRSVRGDIPPLTLSFDRWVIASLVLLPFTYAILRRECRLYWQYRYRILIASITGVAAFNSLIYVGLQTTTASNALILNSFIPLLISLFGSLFFKLHLKRSQWLGMAVSFSGVLLILTRGDWQILRSLSFNHGDLVVFLAMVSWAVYTLVIQRMPKEMNRLGLMSVQMFVGLLVVMPFYAAEVYSGASPIWNSHTLLALAYVGIVPSVLAYLLYTASVERLGPAKAGLSIHLIPAFGVLLSIGLLGESLHWYQLTGVALIFIGILRS, from the coding sequence ATGACCAGCCTTGTGCAACGCCTCAAAAGCCCCTCAGGAAACTTCTGGGCCACTCTCTGCCTATTGGCACTGCCGCCACTATTCTGGGCCGGTAATTTTATTGTCGGACGCTCTGTGCGTGGTGATATTCCGCCTTTAACGCTTTCCTTTGATCGCTGGGTGATTGCCAGCCTGGTGCTGCTGCCATTTACTTACGCTATATTACGTCGCGAGTGTCGTCTGTACTGGCAATATCGCTACCGTATCCTGATCGCTTCGATCACTGGCGTGGCGGCATTTAACTCACTGATCTATGTGGGCTTGCAAACGACAACCGCCAGCAACGCCCTGATCCTAAACTCCTTCATTCCATTACTCATCAGCCTGTTCGGTTCACTGTTTTTCAAACTGCACCTCAAGCGCTCACAATGGCTGGGCATGGCAGTGTCGTTTAGCGGAGTGCTGCTGATTCTCACCCGTGGCGACTGGCAGATCCTCCGCTCACTGAGCTTTAATCATGGTGATCTGGTGGTCTTCCTGGCGATGGTCAGCTGGGCTGTATATACCCTGGTGATCCAGAGAATGCCAAAAGAAATGAACCGGTTAGGGCTGATGTCAGTACAGATGTTTGTCGGACTGCTGGTGGTTATGCCATTTTACGCTGCCGAAGTGTATTCAGGTGCAAGCCCGATCTGGAACAGTCACACTCTGCTGGCTCTGGCCTATGTAGGCATCGTGCCCTCTGTGCTGGCTTACCTGCTTTATACCGCCAGCGTCGAGCGTTTAGGACCGGCCAAGGCTGGTTTGTCGATTCATCTCATCCCGGCGTTTGGTGTTCTGCTCTCAATTGGCCTGTTGGGTGAGAGTTTGCATTGGTATCAGTTGACCGGAGTGGCACTGATATTCATCGGAATTCTGCGAAGCTAA
- a CDS encoding LPXTG cell wall anchor domain-containing protein — MSDLTTSIDSIQPVAEATGSSIWGYVIGGIVLVLAAGYFGYKKINQPAFVVKQLRKRNRKEMQKQGVESAESMADLDLLLDSVQNYAIENKMTGTKMVQLLAPMNDKSKVKSGTDFYHAMAYIAKNINDTQLARNFQNKSKQVKSSSPLMAGLLKRAGV; from the coding sequence ATGTCTGACCTAACGACGAGCATTGACTCTATCCAACCTGTTGCCGAAGCGACTGGCTCCTCTATCTGGGGTTATGTCATCGGCGGTATCGTCCTGGTCCTAGCCGCGGGCTACTTCGGTTACAAAAAAATCAACCAACCTGCTTTTGTTGTCAAACAACTGCGCAAACGCAACCGTAAAGAAATGCAAAAGCAAGGCGTAGAGAGCGCAGAATCCATGGCTGATCTGGATCTGCTGCTGGACTCAGTGCAAAACTACGCGATTGAGAACAAAATGACCGGCACTAAGATGGTTCAGTTGCTGGCGCCGATGAACGATAAATCAAAAGTAAAATCGGGCACTGACTTCTATCACGCCATGGCTTACATCGCGAAAAACATCAATGACACTCAACTGGCTCGTAACTTCCAGAATAAATCGAAACAAGTGAAATCCAGCTCACCTCTGATGGCAGGTCTGCTAAAACGCGCCGGCGTTTAA